One genomic segment of Chloroflexota bacterium includes these proteins:
- a CDS encoding response regulator transcription factor produces MKILIVDDDPDVVESVRLGFTLQWRDVDVLGTGEGERAIDLVEEESPDLVLLDVGLPDLDGYRVLQRIREFSDVPIVMLTARDDTIDKVRGLELGADDYVTKPFDHLELLARVRAVLRRLDMPAPTSRASSFQSGELEVDFAAQEARLRGERIELTPTEYKLLYHLVRNAGRVLPHGTLLAKVWGREYVDEVDYIRVYVRRLRDKLGDDPERPRYIRTERGLGYRFIRPTDQLPQPPRPGGDSTPR; encoded by the coding sequence GTGAAGATCCTGATCGTGGACGACGACCCGGACGTGGTCGAGTCGGTCCGCCTCGGCTTCACGCTGCAGTGGCGCGACGTAGACGTGCTCGGGACCGGCGAAGGTGAGCGCGCCATCGACCTCGTCGAGGAGGAGAGCCCCGACCTGGTGCTGCTGGATGTCGGCCTGCCCGACCTGGACGGCTACCGGGTGCTCCAGCGGATCCGCGAGTTCTCCGACGTGCCGATTGTGATGCTGACCGCCCGCGACGACACCATCGACAAGGTCCGGGGCCTCGAGCTCGGCGCCGACGACTACGTCACCAAGCCGTTCGACCACCTGGAGCTGCTGGCCCGAGTCAGGGCGGTCCTGCGCCGGCTCGACATGCCGGCGCCGACGAGCCGCGCCTCGTCCTTCCAGTCCGGCGAGCTGGAGGTGGACTTCGCGGCCCAGGAGGCGCGCCTGCGCGGCGAGCGGATCGAGCTGACGCCGACCGAGTACAAGCTGCTCTACCACCTGGTCCGCAACGCCGGCCGCGTCCTGCCCCACGGCACGCTGCTCGCCAAGGTCTGGGGCCGCGAATACGTCGACGAGGTGGACTACATCCGCGTCTACGTCCGGCGCCTACGTGACAAGCTGGGCGACGACCCGGAGCGGCCCCGCTACATCCGCACTGAGCGGGGCCTCGGCTACCGCTTCATCCGCCCCACGGACCAGCTTCCTCAGCCCCCGCGCCCGGGCGGCGACTCAACGCCCCGGTAG
- a CDS encoding HAMP domain-containing histidine kinase, translated as MASSSGSFTAPAHTLDTAALILVGEGATPAQLAERFGALAAAGRADGAAALMARLASLGLVRVASGEGDRTSYVLTPLGQEYAGDAIGGQTDVVTQLEALERLRTDLLSTIAHELRTPLTAVRASVGLLRDPRVRPDEAAQAQLLDRIARSAERMQRLVSDVLDLARFRSGTLTLQARRFDAVALACEAGTALASLLQAADQHVDLHLPDGPVWVYGDRRRLEQALLNLLSNAQKFSPPGATIGLSVAVDGGDVIWTVEDRGPGIAPEHRARLFERFFTSASDSSGPGAGLGLPISLAIAEAHGGTIQVETEVARGSSFALRVPAHGPAELGEL; from the coding sequence ATGGCGTCGTCATCCGGCTCGTTCACCGCGCCCGCGCACACCCTGGACACCGCCGCGCTGATCCTGGTCGGCGAGGGCGCCACGCCGGCGCAGCTTGCCGAGCGCTTCGGCGCGCTCGCGGCGGCCGGGCGGGCGGACGGGGCCGCCGCGCTCATGGCCCGTCTGGCGAGCCTCGGTCTGGTCCGGGTGGCGTCCGGCGAGGGTGATCGGACCAGCTACGTGCTCACACCACTCGGCCAGGAATACGCCGGCGACGCCATCGGCGGGCAGACCGACGTGGTGACCCAGCTGGAGGCGCTAGAGCGGCTCCGGACCGACCTGCTCTCGACCATCGCCCACGAGTTGCGGACGCCGCTGACGGCGGTCCGGGCCTCGGTCGGTCTCCTGCGCGACCCGCGCGTCAGGCCCGACGAGGCCGCGCAGGCCCAGCTCCTCGACCGGATCGCGCGGAGCGCCGAGCGGATGCAGCGGCTGGTGTCCGACGTGTTGGACCTCGCCCGCTTCCGGTCCGGAACGTTGACGCTCCAGGCACGCCGCTTCGACGCGGTCGCCCTGGCGTGCGAGGCCGGCACGGCGCTGGCAAGCCTGCTCCAGGCTGCGGATCAGCACGTCGACCTTCACCTGCCCGACGGTCCGGTCTGGGTGTACGGCGACCGCCGACGCCTCGAACAGGCCTTGCTGAACCTGTTGTCGAACGCGCAGAAGTTCTCACCGCCGGGCGCCACGATCGGACTGAGCGTGGCCGTGGACGGCGGCGACGTCATCTGGACCGTCGAAGACCGAGGGCCGGGCATCGCGCCCGAGCACCGGGCGCGTCTCTTCGAACGCTTCTTCACCTCGGCGAGCGACTCCAGCGGTCCCGGCGCGGGGCTCGGGCTCCCGATCTCGCTGGCAATCGCCGAGGCCCACGGCGGCACCATACAGGTCGAAACCGAGGTGGCTCGGGGCAGCTCGTTCGCGCTGCGCGTGCCGGCCCATGGCCCCGCCGAGCTGGGAGAGCTGTGA
- a CDS encoding GreA/GreB family elongation factor, translating into MPVQLSPRSGTATPAGRIPMTIAAYRELEAEITQLTASLFAARTAALEATSGGDQKAPTFAVSGEIHVLTQRRDALRAALGAAVVADDDGTVVVGSRVTVRDPEGDTDSYVVVPPGTGDPRSGRISPESPLGLALLGRRAGDAVSVEAPAGAWRATILTVD; encoded by the coding sequence ATGCCCGTACAACTGTCCCCCAGGAGTGGTACCGCGACGCCCGCCGGGCGCATCCCGATGACAATCGCGGCGTACCGCGAGCTGGAAGCCGAGATCACCCAGCTTACCGCGAGCCTGTTTGCTGCGCGCACCGCGGCGCTCGAAGCGACGAGCGGGGGCGACCAGAAAGCCCCGACCTTCGCGGTGTCGGGGGAGATTCACGTCCTGACCCAGCGGCGGGACGCCCTGCGTGCCGCGCTCGGCGCGGCTGTGGTGGCCGACGACGACGGCACGGTCGTGGTTGGCAGCCGGGTCACCGTTCGTGACCCCGAGGGCGACACGGACAGCTACGTCGTCGTTCCACCCGGCACCGGCGATCCCCGGTCCGGTCGGATCTCGCCGGAGTCGCCGCTGGGCCTGGCGCTGCTGGGACGCCGCGCGGGCGACGCCGTGAGCGTCGAGGCGCCGGCCGGCGCCTGGCGCGCGACGATCCTGACGGTCGACTGA